The Chloroflexota bacterium sequence CGCCGCCGGCGTCGACGCCGCGCTCCTCGTCTCGCCCTACTCCATGTACCGCTTTGACGGCACCTACGCCCTTGAGGTTGGCGCGAAGCACCCGACACGGTTCGGCCTCATCAAGCCCTTCGACCCCCACTCCGAGTCCGTCGAGGAAGACGTTGTCGAGTGGGTCCGCAACCCGGGCGTTGTCGGCGTCCGCCTCATGCTCACCCGTGCGCCCTATGAGGAAGGCGACCCCGGCATAGACCGCCTCTTCGACGCCGCCGGACGGGCCGGCGTGCCGCTGAACGTCATGGCGTCCGGCCAGCTGCCCCTCTTCCGCACCTACGCGGAGCGCCACCCGGACACCCAGCTGGTCATCGACCACGTCGGTCTGGTCACGTACAACTATCCGCCCATCCCGGACGAGCCCTTTGCGGACATCCCTATCGTCGCCTCCCTCGCCGAGCTCGACCACATCGCCATCAAGATCTCCGCGGCCTGCACGCTGTCCCACGAGCCCTTCCCGTACCCGGACATCTGGGAGCCCCTGCGAATCCTGTTTGACGCCTTCGGCATCGACCGCTGCATGTGGGGCACCGACTGGACCCGCACCGTCGGCCTCCTCACCTACAAGCAGGGCGTCGACGCCTTCCGCGTGGCCGACGAGCTCTCGGACGCGGAGCGCGCCGCCCTCATGGGCGGCACCCTGTCGAAGATCTACAGCTGGTCCCCCGGCGCGCCAGCCTAGCCCATCGCTACGCCCTGACACAGCTCACTTGCCCGAACGTCGCGGCGCCCGCTACGTTCACTGCATGGCAAACGCTGCACGCCCTTACGTAACGGTTGGCATCGCCAAGTGGCCCTCAGGTTATGTGGATGCAGGCGAGCTCGATGCCAACGCGATCTCTCGTCCCGCCAGGGTGCCGGTGCGGCGGGTCGGTGAGGAGGTTGCACCTCAAGAAAAAATCTTTGTCTTGTAGCTGAAATGTGCCGTGTTGGCTACAGATCCTGTCAGGTTGTTTTGCCGCTGCCTCGGCGTTGCCGGGAAGGACTGCCCGGCGGTATCCTACCCCGCGACCGCCTCGCTCGCCGTGCGTTGCCGCCTCGGCGGCGCCGCCAGGAACACGACGCCCGCCGCGAGAACCCATGTGAACGTCGCCAGCAGGAACGCCTCGCGGTACGTGCCGAAGATGTCGAACATCCCCGCGATCAACAGCGGGCTCACGGCGCCGCTCAGCGTCACGAAGGGCCGCAGGACGCCGTTGATCGCCCCCAAGTTCTGCCTGCCGAAGTAGTTCGCGATGATCAGCGGGCGCATGATGAAGAACCCGCCCAGCGCCAGCCCGTGCGACGCCCCGGCAATGATGAGCGTCGGCACATTGGTGATGTTCAGGAACAGCATGATGCTCACCGCCGTCAGCAGCGCTTGGATCACCAGCAGGTAGCGCACCGGGTACCGCTCGGCCACCACGCCCCACACCAGCCGGACGCTGATGGAGCACACGCCGTACGCCGTCGCCGCCCACGCCCCGACGGCCGGCGAGAACCCGATGTCCTCAAAGTACGGGATCCAGTTGGCGTGAAAGCCGCCCATGCCCAGCATGGAGAGGAAGAACGCCAGGATCAGCAGCCAGAAGGCGTACGTGCGCATCGCCTGTCGCCGAGTGAAGCTCTGCTCCGCCCTCGACGCGATGCGTCGTTCGCCCTGCGCCGCCCCCGCCCGTTCGCCTTGAGCCTGTCGAAGGGTCGCCGGTTCGGGCTCCCTCGCGCCGTCGGGCAGCAGTCCGATGTCCTCGGGCCTCGACCGCACCATCAGCGCCAGCGGCACCATGATCGCCATCGACCCAATGCCGAGGACCACCCAGGCGTCGCGCCAGCCCACCAGCGTGATGATGCCGTGGACCAGGAAGGGGAAGAACAGCGGCCCCATCGCCGTGCCGGTGGAGGCAATCGCCACGGCCCGCCCGCGCATGCGCACGAACCACTTGGGCACGATGGCCACCGTCAGCATCTCCGCGCCGCCGACCATCGTGAGCGCCCCCAGCGCGCCGAACAGCACGTAGAAGAGCACGATGTTGTCGACCCACTTGAGGGTGATGAGCGAAAAGCCCATGGTGAGGCCGGTGAGCAGCATGAGGATGCGGGGGCCGGAGCGGGTGTCCTGCATCGGCCCGATGAAGGGCGAGAGGACGCCCCCCACGATGGCCCGCAGCGTGAACGCCCCAAAGAAGGCGGAGCGCGCCCAGCCGAGCTCGTCCGTCATGTGCGACGCGAAGACGCTGGCGCCCCAGACGCTCCCGCCGCTCTGCACGGCCCCCGCGAGGATGGATGCGATGACCACCAACCAGCCGTAGAAGAACCGTGGCCGAGGATTGCGCATGCGTCCCCTTCGGTGTAGCTGCGGGCGTCGGAGCTGTCGGCGTCGGCACGCCGACGGGCGGTAGCTAGGGAGTGTATGGGGGTGGGGGCAGGGGCGTCAAATGGGGGGGAGGACGGGACAAGAATCTATGTCGAGGGTATTGACTTTTGGGTACAGTGAGGATTACAAGAATAAAGCATGGCGATGTTAAGAGCGGTTGTTACGTCCGAAGAAGCCGAGAGTACTGGCATCGTCTCTGCCGTCCCCCAAGAAGGCTTATCTAGACTTATCCTGTGAGTGA is a genomic window containing:
- a CDS encoding amidohydrolase family protein, giving the protein MATRTPIIDSQVHSYERNSPERPWVGSLDGPAEINGDQMVEAMDAAGVDAALLVSPYSMYRFDGTYALEVGAKHPTRFGLIKPFDPHSESVEEDVVEWVRNPGVVGVRLMLTRAPYEEGDPGIDRLFDAAGRAGVPLNVMASGQLPLFRTYAERHPDTQLVIDHVGLVTYNYPPIPDEPFADIPIVASLAELDHIAIKISAACTLSHEPFPYPDIWEPLRILFDAFGIDRCMWGTDWTRTVGLLTYKQGVDAFRVADELSDAERAALMGGTLSKIYSWSPGAPA
- a CDS encoding MFS transporter, which produces MRNPRPRFFYGWLVVIASILAGAVQSGGSVWGASVFASHMTDELGWARSAFFGAFTLRAIVGGVLSPFIGPMQDTRSGPRILMLLTGLTMGFSLITLKWVDNIVLFYVLFGALGALTMVGGAEMLTVAIVPKWFVRMRGRAVAIASTGTAMGPLFFPFLVHGIITLVGWRDAWVVLGIGSMAIMVPLALMVRSRPEDIGLLPDGAREPEPATLRQAQGERAGAAQGERRIASRAEQSFTRRQAMRTYAFWLLILAFFLSMLGMGGFHANWIPYFEDIGFSPAVGAWAATAYGVCSISVRLVWGVVAERYPVRYLLVIQALLTAVSIMLFLNITNVPTLIIAGASHGLALGGFFIMRPLIIANYFGRQNLGAINGVLRPFVTLSGAVSPLLIAGMFDIFGTYREAFLLATFTWVLAAGVVFLAAPPRRQRTASEAVAG